A genomic window from Lotus japonicus ecotype B-129 chromosome 1, LjGifu_v1.2 includes:
- the LOC130731185 gene encoding uncharacterized protein LOC130731185 — translation MTYGRFSLLLTRRFSLSSLNPKSPFFLKPYSTIPDTTSNQNNPKPSSLSARLSFVFDQIDVIEKERSQKHDTLQRIRAWRESKTAQNDVVVTREQPVPPEPTTPAAYEVISPAEVTKKEVELVHPWPEWIQLMERLVHQNYFDHKRTDEDKMVQDLGFEPPKVVDDAGLDFTKDLKSVLEACLNFGRDRFDILRSLSRQDIQILVGFGCPTVDKRVVFSSKVLRKHVHLDEGDVCSSCILRNTCEKAYLLTNKEDEARTIDVMRLLLTFGFDPINGSVVNKSLLKQKSVRTVVRKLLHEVVKLSSVPIDPNLSPPVFKKPPPKVKQPPPPPKRRVGRDDIEMKKGDWLCPKCDFMNFAKNNACLQCDAKRPKRQLLPGEWECPQCNFLNYRRNVVCFHCECKRPPDEFLENKMQDRNHSPKPKFDKMGSRQEVSNAWNFDFDDNESDGADVAAFEYADAHAIDEDFPSDNNARRGNYKGREDDFEKNGRLQGSHDGEYANPDHSRPRIGFDDFEDEDDIDSYELETQNSSTRMEPSKNNISETEDYLESEDSDDTYDKILTRDKTATGRSRQNRSIRKNTSYTGSKGDKLDFDSDEELSVLSNFKSSHVSAAGQKRKDRGPTKKLSFGSESDVDVGAGLYSDEDDDLNESYASRKNKGNKFDPSRQSQGSGRDSGRRNFTRDWGSGSSGGRRADMLSDDDFDGPSSYRNGDRRSGSRGGRRADMLSDDDFDGSSQQSYRNGRGGRGSRGNDRNSKSFEDFDGSSRQSYRNGRGGSRGNDRNFEDFDGSSRQSYRNGRGGSRGNDRNFEDFDGSSRKSYRNGGGSRGNDRNFDGSSRQSFRGGRGSRGNGRGRKSFDDFDGSSRQSYRNGRGSQGNDRPKRRFEDREHGTRHFDKYSKDEKGAGEFRNSRRVIER, via the exons ATGACGTACGGTCgtttctctcttcttctaaCCAGACGCTTCTCTCTTTcttccctaaaccctaaatccccaTTCTTCCTAAAACCCTACTCCACCATCCCAGACACTACCTCGAACCAGAACAACCCAAAACCCTCTTCCCTCTCCGCACGTCTCAGCTTCGTCTTCGACCAAATCGACGTCATTGAAAAAGAGCGCTCCCAAAAGCACGACACGCTTCAACGAATTCGCGCTTGGCGCGAATCCAAAACCGCGCAAAACGACGTCGTTGTCACTCGCGAGCAGCCGGTACCGCCGGAACCAACAACTCCGGCGGCTTATGAAGTCATTAGCCCTGCGGAGGTGACGAAGAAGGAGGTGGAGCTGGTTCACCCGTGGCCGGAGTGGATTCAGTTGATGGAGAGGCTGGTGCACCAGAACTACTTTGACCACAAGAGGACGGATGAGGATAAAATGGTCCAGGATTTAGGGTTTGAACCTCCCAAGGTTGTAGATGATGCGGGGCTCGATTTTACGAAGGATTTGAAGAGCGTTCTCGAGGCGTGCCTCAATTTTGGGAGGGACCGTTTCGATATTTTGAG GTCCTTGTCGAGGCAGGATATTCAAATTTTGGTTGGTTTTGGATGCCCCACTGTGGACAAAAGAGTGGTTTTCTCTTCTAAAGTCTTAAGAAAGCATGTCCACCTTGACGAAGGAGAT GTCTGCAGTTCCTGCATCTTGAGAAACACTTGTGAGAAGGCATACCTGCTGACAAACAAAGAGGACGAGGCACGGACTATTGATGTCATGCGGCTCCTACTGACTTTTGGTTTTGATCCTATTAATGGATCGGTCGTCAATAAGTCACTTCTGAAGCAAAAGTCTGTCAGAACAGTGGTTCGTAAATTGCTTCATGAAGTTGTCAAGCTGAGTTCAGTTCCTATTGATCCCAATCTCTCTCCTCCTGTGTTTAAAAAGCCTCCCCCAAAAGTGAAgcaacctcctcctcctccaaagagACGTGTTGGACGAGATGATATTGAGATGAAAAAAGGGGACTGGCTATGTCCTAA GTGTGATTTCATGAATTTCGCAAAGAATAATGCTTGCCTACAGTGTGATGCGAAGCGTCCTAAGAGACAGTTGCTTCCAGGAGAATGGGAATGTCCCCA GTGCAACTTCTTGAATTACAGGAGGAATGTGGTATGCTTTCATTGTGAGTGTAAACGTCCACCTGATGAATTTCTGGAGAATAAAATGCAAGATAGAAATCACAGTCCTAAACCTAAGTTTGATAAGATGGGCAGCCGACAAGAGGTTTCCAATGCCTGGAATTTCGACTTTGATGACAATGAATCAGATGGTGCAGATGTTGCTGCTTTTGAGTATGCAGATGCCCATGCTATAGATGAAGATTTTCCTTCAGATAACAATGCTCGGCGTGGAAATTATAAGGGACGGGAAGATGATTTTGAGAAAAACGGCAGACTGCAAGGGTCCCATGATGGAGAATATGCTAATCCTGATCATTCTAGACCTAGAATAGGGTTTGATGATtttgaggatgaggatgatATAGATAGTTATGAGCTAGAAACTCAAAATAGTAGCACAAGAATGGAACcatcaaaaaataatatttcagAAACTGAAGACTATTTGgagtcagaagattctgatgacaCTTATGATAAAATTCTTACACGTGACAAAACAGCTACTGGAAGAAGCAGACAGAACCGCTCAATTCGCAAGAATACATCTTACACTGGATCCAAGGGTGATAAACTAGATTTTGATTCAGATGAAGAACTGTCTGTTCTTTCCAATTTCAAATCTAGCCATGTTTCTGCTGCTGGCCAGAAAAGAAAAGACAGAGGTCCAACCAAGAAATTAAGCTTTGGTTCTGAATCTGATGTAGATGTTGGTGCTGGTTTATActctgatgaggatgatgatttAAATGAGTCATATGCATCCAGAAAGAATAAAGGAAACAAGTTTGATCCATCTAGACAGAGTCAAGGGAGTGGACGTGATTCTGGGAGAAGGAACTTTACTAGAGACTGGGGGTCTGGATCTAGTGGTGGTCGCAGAGCAGATATGctcagtgatgatgattttGATGGACCATCCTCTTACAGGAATGGTGACAGGAGGTCTGGATCTAGGGGTGGTCGTAGAGCAGATATGCTTAGTGATGATGATTTTGATGGATCATCCCAGCAATCTTACAGGAATGGCAGAGGTGGTAGAGGATCAAGGGGAAATGACCGTAATTCGAAGAGTTTTGAAGATTTTGATGGATCATCCCGACAATCTTACAGGAATGGTAGAGGTGGTTCACGGGGAAATGATCGTAATTTTGAAGATTTTGATGGATCATCCCGACAATCATACAGGAATGGTAGAGGTGGTTCACGGGGAAATGACCGTAATTTTGAAGATTTTGATGGATCATCCAGAAAATCTTACAGGAATGGTGGAGGGTCACGGGGAAATGACCGTAATTTTGATGGATCATCCCGACAATCTTTCAGGGGTGGTAGAGGATCACGTGGAAATGGCCGTGGCAGGAAGAGTTTTGATGATTTTGATGGATCATCCCGACAATCTTATAGGAATGGTAGAGGGTCTCAAGGAAATGATCGTCCTAAGCGGAGATTTGAAGACAGGGAGCATGGCACAAGACATTTTGACAAATATAGTAAGGATGAGAAAGGTGCTGGTGAATTTAGAAATAGTAGGCGTGTGATTGAAAGATAG